Part of the Halodesulfurarchaeum formicicum genome is shown below.
CGAACGGGGCACCGTAGTACAGCCGCATAACGCGGGGGGCAAGCGTGGCCAGCCCGACGGCCAGCAACACGACCAGCAGGAGTATCTGGCGGGTCACGCGGCTCGAGAGTTCGGAAATCGCGTCCACCTCGTCGTCCGCCCAGAGGGCCGATGTCGAGTGCAACAACAACTGCTGGACGACGATTGGGACGAACCAGAGGTACTCCGCCATCGCCAGTGCCGCCTTGTAGAATCCCGTGGTCTGGCTGTCGGTCAGTGCCCGCAGCATCACCAGGTCGACGTGGTACAGTGACATCCCGAGCAGGACCAGCCCTACGTTGACCACGTTGAACGACATGAGTTTTCGGTAGGGCAGTGCGGGCGGGGACAGGAGGGTTCGCAGCGAGAGCTGGCGCAGGACGATGGTCACCGCCAGGACTGCGACAAGGAGGTTTGCGACCACGTGGCCCACCAGCATCCCTGCCACGCCGTGCCCGGCCAGTACGAGCGCGATGCCCACGGCGACGGTGCCGAACTTCTTGAGCACGGACAGCGGGCCCGAGAGGTGCTCGAACCCGAACCCGAGCACCGTGTGGGTACCGAATGCACGGATCTGGGAGACGATGACGAAGGGAACGAGCAGCAGGACATACCGGTCGAAGGCCGGGGCGAACAACCGCCCGGGCAACCCTGCCAGGGTCACGACCAGCAGGATTAGTGCCCCAACGAGAACGACACCCACGCCGATAAGGAAGTAGAACCGGACGACGGCCTCGGTCCAGCCGTCCCGGTTTCGACCCTCTCCCACGAACTTCTGGACCCCCTCCGTAATCGTCCCGCTGATGGGGATCATATAGAGGGAGAAGATGGACAACAGCACGGCGTAATCGCCGTAGCCACTCGGTCCGAGCAGCCGAACGATGACCGGGGTCGAGAGAACAGCGATGCCTGTCGCGATCACCTTGGCGCTGACAAGCGACAGAAATCGACGGAACAGGTTCTCAGTCCCCTTCATGGCGGGGTCGTTTTCATGGCGTCGTGGTGCCAGTCACCGACCCCACGCGACGGTCGGCTGGCATCGCGGAGCCGTCGGTGGGTCCGTGTCCGGCCTCGCTGGTCGCTGTCTAAATGGAAGCTTGCCATTCTCGTTTCCATATCGGGGAGGTACTTCTCTAAATGAACCCGGAAAGCACGGAAAGTTATGCTGCGGCTATCGACCACAGAGCCAATTTCGAGGCTGCAATCCAGAAACCAGAGTTGCGTTGCACGCACGAGGGACCTTCCGAAGCAGCTGGGATCGGTTCCGGCTGTCTGAAGCCCAGATGCGAGCCCAGCCAGGACGTCGCTGAACCGCTGACCAGCGGTAGTCATTTCATAACAAAACGTCCCCACGACGTTCCTTCCGAGTGAACTATCCATATGGATCGTCGCCAGCCCCTGCCTCTCACCGGACTCGATGACTCACAGGTTCCGAGCAGCCGCGACGGTCCCACTTGGAACCCTCACACCTGTTCTGGCCTGACAAACGTCGGTTCCCTCACAACCCGGGGTCCAATATGACGGTCGACCCGACGACCCCGCCGGAGCGCGGGGCAGTGGGGCTGTCGGTCGTCATCATCACCGAGAACGAGGAGGATCGCGTGCGGGAGTGTATCGAATCGGTGTTCGAGGCGTGTCGGGCCGTCCCGTCGTTCGAGGTCATCCTGGTCGACTCGGCCTCGACCGACCGGACCGTCGAGTACGCCGCCGAGTACCCGATCACGGTGCTTCGCATTCCCGAGGAGCATACCGTCTCCTGTGGGGCCGGTCGCTACGTCGGCGACCGCGTCGCGCGCGGCGAACTGGTGTTGCACGTCGACGGTGATATGACGCTGACCAAGAGTTGGCTCCCGCGTGCCATCGAACAGCTCGGCGACCCCCAGGTGGTCGCCGTCGAGGGGAACCTCGACACGTCCACCCAGACGGGCGTCAAAGACGTCGACAAGGTCGGCGGCGTCATGCTGTACGACGCGACCGCGCTCGCCGCGGTGGGCGGCTTCGATCCGTATCTGCTCGGCTACGAGGACGTCGACGTCGGCTTCCGGTTGAAGGAGGCGGGTTATCGCCTGGTCCGGCTCCCGGAGGTGTCTGCGGTCCACAACGCCGGGGAGGGGTTCTCCGAACCGGTCCAGCGCTGGCGACAGGGATATCTCATCGCACCCGGCCAGACGGTCCGAAAGTGGGCCCATTCCCCGTCGATGCTGTGGCGACTCATTCGCAGACAGCGGTACAAGGTGGCTCTCGGCATCTGGCTCGGTGTCGGCGTCCTGTCCCTTCTCTCCGGAACGATGCTTCTGGGGTGGCTGCTCCTGTCGCTGGTCGGGTTCGGCGTGGTGGCATCGAAGCTGGGAATTGTGGGTGCCGCCCGCATTTTCCTGGCAAAAGGGATGGGTGTCGTTGGACTCATCGAGGGACTGCGAACGCCGACGCCGCCCGCCGAGGAGTATCCACTCGACGCCGTCGAGGTCCTCAGGGAGGGCCAGGTGCACGAGGGGGCGATTGCGACTGACGACCGCTAGTATTCCGGCGGCCGTGCCCTGAAATTTCAACGCTCCGGTGGCCGGAAAGAACAGCTTACTCCTCGCTGTAGGGCTGCAACGACGGCTACCTGTCCGTAAGCTGTCGTTTACTACGGCTACCGATTTCCTTGTCCCCAGTATGGTACAGCAGAACAAACGAAAGCAGGAATTATCCCGGTTCGTTCCATCGGGGGCAAGCGCAGCGATACGCGTGTTGGGTGTCGTCTTGATCCTCCTCATTGGGATGTCGGTTGCCGGCATGGGTGGGGTGACTGCAGCCAACGGAGACAGCACCGTCGAAACAACCGAAAGCGCAGAATCGGCCGTCGACATCGTGATCGTTTTCGATCGTTCGGAGAGCACGAACGAGGATCGATACCACATGGCACAGGAGGTCGACCGGCTGGCCAGTCGGTTCGACGATGCAGGTATCGACGCTCGCTACGGCCTGGTCACCTACAACGAGGAAAACCGGATCGAACAGCCGCTGACCGGGGACTTCGCCAGCTTCGAGAAGGCCATGCACTTCCCCGAGTCGGGCCACGTGGAGAGAGCGTCCGACGCCATTCTGACGGCCACGAACATGGACTTTCGTGACGACGCCGAGCGGGTAATCGTGGTCGTGACCGACGAGGACGACGATAGCTCGAATGCGACCCGGTCCACGGCACTGTCGTCGCTGTCCGGGGTCGACTTCATCGCTGTCTCACCCGGAACGGCAGTGGAGAGTTCGAGTTTGTATCACTCGCCGCCGAGTGACAACCGCTCGGACAACGAACTCCGAACGATGGCGACCCAGGTCGATGGCGACTGGATCGACGAGGGCCAGTCCGCCGGTGTCATCGTTTCGGAAATCGCGACCATCGCCGAATCTACTGTCGACACCGAGGAGGACTCGTCACGTTACACTCCCCGTGAGTCCTCAAGTCACAGCCCCGCATACAGTACGGTCAACCACTCGGCCAACCGCACGACCGCCGAGGTCGGCGATCTGATTCGGTTCAACAAGACCATCGAGAACGTCGGGTCCGCCGATGGCAGCTACGACGCGTACCTCTCCCACGATGGGACCATTCTCGCCGAGCAGACGGTGTCGGTTCCCGAAGACGAGTCCCGGACCATCTCCTTCGTCCACCAGTTCGAGGAGGCCGGTGAATACGAGGTCCTCATCAGCCACGAACCGATCGCAACCGTCACCGTGACCGAACCGAACAACGTTACCGTCGACGTGCGGGCCGCGGCGAACGAGTCACGGGTGAACGGGACGATCACCGACGCCTGGACGAACGACACCGTCTCGATCCCGATGAACGACTCCGGGCTCGTTCCATCGGAGGTCGCGGTGATCGAGAACGTGACCGTCGCGGTCGGTGACGTGAACGTCACGCCCGCCCACGACGTCGCCTTTGACTTCGAGGTGCTCGCGAACGAGACGCCGCCGAACGGGACCGAGCCAGTGTCCGAGCACGTCGCCCAGGTCAGGTACCTGACCGTCAATAGCACGCTCGGGGCCGGCCTCGATGGCGTGGAATTCGAGTACGTGGCCTCGGCAAACGAAACGACGCTGTACGGCTACGATGCTGCAAACGCGACGTGGACGCCGCTGAATCAGACCGCCGTGAATGAAACGGAATCGATGTGGCACACCAACCGGAGTAACGCCTCGGTGTACGCTGTCGGGGTCCGTCAACCGTCGATATCGGTCACCGACGCGACGCTTGAAGCCACCGACATCGAAACTGGGGAGTCGACCACTGCGCTGGTGACGCTGTCGAACGAGGGTGTCGCAGCCGGAACCTTCAACGCCACCCTTCGAGTGAACGACCGCGCCCTCAGCGTCGAGCGGACCACCGTCCCCGCGGGGGAGAACCGGACCGTTACGTTCGCGGTCGCGCCCGAACAGCCCGGCGAGTACGCAGTCGAGGTGGTGGACGGGCCGTCGATGACCCTCCAGGTCGACGCGCCCCAGACGGAGACGCCGACCGCGACGAAAACGACGACCGTTCCTGACGCGAGTTTGACGTCGGTCCCAGGGTTCGGCGTCGGGGTCGCGCTAGTCGCGTTCATCGGTGCAGCGCTCCTCGCAGGCCGCCGCCGCTAACTCGCGAGGGAACTCCTGCGGGTCGAATTTTTCTTCGAGCTCTCTTTGGTCGCCGTCCGTTCCTGTTGCTAACCTGAATTTCCTCGGAACGGGCT
Proteins encoded:
- a CDS encoding glycosyltransferase family 2 protein, translating into MTVDPTTPPERGAVGLSVVIITENEEDRVRECIESVFEACRAVPSFEVILVDSASTDRTVEYAAEYPITVLRIPEEHTVSCGAGRYVGDRVARGELVLHVDGDMTLTKSWLPRAIEQLGDPQVVAVEGNLDTSTQTGVKDVDKVGGVMLYDATALAAVGGFDPYLLGYEDVDVGFRLKEAGYRLVRLPEVSAVHNAGEGFSEPVQRWRQGYLIAPGQTVRKWAHSPSMLWRLIRRQRYKVALGIWLGVGVLSLLSGTMLLGWLLLSLVGFGVVASKLGIVGAARIFLAKGMGVVGLIEGLRTPTPPAEEYPLDAVEVLREGQVHEGAIATDDR
- a CDS encoding oligosaccharide flippase family protein, translating into MKGTENLFRRFLSLVSAKVIATGIAVLSTPVIVRLLGPSGYGDYAVLLSIFSLYMIPISGTITEGVQKFVGEGRNRDGWTEAVVRFYFLIGVGVVLVGALILLVVTLAGLPGRLFAPAFDRYVLLLVPFVIVSQIRAFGTHTVLGFGFEHLSGPLSVLKKFGTVAVGIALVLAGHGVAGMLVGHVVANLLVAVLAVTIVLRQLSLRTLLSPPALPYRKLMSFNVVNVGLVLLGMSLYHVDLVMLRALTDSQTTGFYKAALAMAEYLWFVPIVVQQLLLHSTSALWADDEVDAISELSSRVTRQILLLVVLLAVGLATLAPRVMRLYYGAPFVVATQPLLILLPGTIAFAAARPLKAIAQGSGQVLILLAAIGAAATVNIVMNAILIPRYGMVGAAVATSVGYSSMLAFTLLAAHRIGFNPLADFRPGRIILTAAVTAVPVLSLDYVIESNLLALTVVPPVGALVYTVTAVATGALDPAEIRPVLDRLPDPIDDLLTRGLEYVARS
- a CDS encoding VWA domain-containing protein, producing the protein MVQQNKRKQELSRFVPSGASAAIRVLGVVLILLIGMSVAGMGGVTAANGDSTVETTESAESAVDIVIVFDRSESTNEDRYHMAQEVDRLASRFDDAGIDARYGLVTYNEENRIEQPLTGDFASFEKAMHFPESGHVERASDAILTATNMDFRDDAERVIVVVTDEDDDSSNATRSTALSSLSGVDFIAVSPGTAVESSSLYHSPPSDNRSDNELRTMATQVDGDWIDEGQSAGVIVSEIATIAESTVDTEEDSSRYTPRESSSHSPAYSTVNHSANRTTAEVGDLIRFNKTIENVGSADGSYDAYLSHDGTILAEQTVSVPEDESRTISFVHQFEEAGEYEVLISHEPIATVTVTEPNNVTVDVRAAANESRVNGTITDAWTNDTVSIPMNDSGLVPSEVAVIENVTVAVGDVNVTPAHDVAFDFEVLANETPPNGTEPVSEHVAQVRYLTVNSTLGAGLDGVEFEYVASANETTLYGYDAANATWTPLNQTAVNETESMWHTNRSNASVYAVGVRQPSISVTDATLEATDIETGESTTALVTLSNEGVAAGTFNATLRVNDRALSVERTTVPAGENRTVTFAVAPEQPGEYAVEVVDGPSMTLQVDAPQTETPTATKTTTVPDASLTSVPGFGVGVALVAFIGAALLAGRRR